One window from the genome of Xenorhabdus bovienii SS-2004 encodes:
- the betI gene encoding transcriptional regulator BetI translates to MPKIGMQSIRKQQLIDATLAVVNEVGMQDASIAQIARKAGVSNGIISHYFKDKNGLLEATMRYLLHQLGMAVARRLRLLDNATPAQRLKAIVEGNFDASQISSAAMKTWLAFWASSIHQPNLYRLQQVNERRLYSNICIEFRHVLPKAEARLAAQGLAALIDGIWLRSALSSKPFDIKSAFTITFDYIEQKLGTPYTA, encoded by the coding sequence ATGCCAAAAATTGGAATGCAGTCGATAAGAAAACAGCAACTCATTGATGCAACATTAGCCGTAGTCAATGAGGTTGGAATGCAGGATGCCAGTATTGCGCAAATAGCCCGAAAAGCAGGCGTTTCCAACGGTATTATCAGCCATTATTTCAAGGATAAGAATGGGTTATTGGAAGCCACCATGCGTTACTTATTACACCAACTCGGAATGGCTGTAGCACGGCGGTTACGGCTGCTCGATAATGCAACCCCAGCCCAGAGGCTGAAAGCCATTGTTGAAGGAAATTTTGATGCCAGCCAAATCAGCAGTGCAGCAATGAAAACCTGGTTAGCTTTCTGGGCAAGCAGCATACACCAACCCAATCTATACCGGCTACAACAAGTGAACGAACGTCGTTTGTATTCCAATATTTGTATCGAATTCAGGCATGTCTTGCCAAAAGCAGAAGCCCGACTGGCAGCACAAGGGCTGGCTGCCCTGATTGACGGTATCTGGCTGAGAAGTGCATTAAGCAGCAAGCCTTTTGACATAAAAAGTGCGTTCACTATCACCTTCGATTATATCGAACAGAAACTCGGAACACCTTACACAGCCTGA
- the betB gene encoding betaine-aldehyde dehydrogenase — protein sequence MTRFGLQKLYIHGTYVNSVNPDKNTFDAINPANGEVIAQLQSATEQDVELAVKSAQKGQKIWAAMTAVERSRILLKAVDILRERNDVLAELETLDTGKPLSETQYVDIVTGADVLEYYAGLIHSLEGQQIPLRESSFVYTRREPLGVVAGIGAWNYPIQIALWKSAPALAAGNAMIFKPSEVTSLTALKLAEIYTEAGVPDGVFNVLTGAGHEVGHTLTVHPEIAKMSFTGGIVTGKKVMANASGSNLKEVTMELGGKSPLIIFDDADLDRAADIAMMANFFSSGQVCTNGTRVFVPKTLAPQFEAKIVERVKRIRIGSPLDPNTNFGPLVSFPHMESVLRYIESGKSSHARLLCGGERLLEGELAKGAFVAPTVFSDCTDDMLIVQEEIFGPVMCILTYETEDEVINRANNTDYGLAAGLVTQNLSRAHRVIHQLEAGICWINTWGESQAAMPVGGYKHSGIGRENGLVTLQNYTQTKSIQVELGHFESLF from the coding sequence ATGACTCGTTTTGGCTTACAAAAGCTTTATATCCACGGCACTTACGTTAATAGCGTTAATCCCGATAAAAATACTTTTGATGCGATCAATCCAGCTAATGGTGAGGTCATCGCTCAATTACAATCTGCGACAGAGCAGGATGTTGAGCTGGCCGTCAAAAGTGCTCAGAAAGGGCAGAAAATCTGGGCAGCGATGACTGCTGTAGAGCGTTCACGGATCTTACTCAAAGCGGTTGATATCCTGCGCGAACGCAATGATGTACTGGCTGAGCTAGAAACACTGGATACGGGCAAGCCACTGTCTGAAACTCAATATGTTGATATTGTCACTGGTGCGGATGTACTGGAATATTACGCTGGCTTGATCCATTCTCTCGAAGGTCAGCAGATTCCACTACGAGAATCATCTTTCGTCTATACGCGCCGTGAACCACTTGGCGTCGTTGCAGGTATCGGGGCATGGAACTACCCAATTCAAATTGCCCTCTGGAAATCAGCACCAGCACTGGCGGCCGGTAATGCTATGATTTTCAAACCCAGTGAAGTTACGTCACTCACCGCCCTGAAATTAGCCGAGATTTATACTGAAGCAGGCGTGCCAGATGGGGTATTTAACGTTCTGACTGGCGCAGGTCATGAAGTGGGGCACACTCTGACAGTACATCCTGAAATCGCCAAGATGTCGTTTACGGGTGGCATTGTCACAGGCAAAAAAGTCATGGCAAATGCATCTGGATCAAACTTGAAAGAAGTCACAATGGAGCTGGGTGGAAAATCCCCGCTGATCATTTTTGATGATGCCGATCTGGATCGTGCTGCTGATATCGCCATGATGGCAAACTTTTTCAGCTCCGGTCAGGTCTGTACCAATGGGACACGAGTTTTTGTCCCGAAAACACTGGCTCCCCAATTTGAAGCCAAAATCGTTGAGCGCGTTAAACGCATTCGCATAGGCTCTCCCCTCGATCCAAATACCAACTTTGGCCCTCTGGTGAGCTTTCCACATATGGAATCTGTATTGCGTTACATCGAAAGCGGTAAGTCTTCCCATGCACGACTACTGTGTGGCGGTGAACGTCTGCTGGAAGGTGAATTAGCGAAAGGTGCATTCGTTGCACCAACGGTATTTAGCGACTGTACAGATGATATGCTGATTGTGCAGGAAGAAATTTTCGGCCCTGTGATGTGTATCCTGACCTATGAAACGGAAGATGAAGTGATCAACCGCGCCAATAACACCGATTATGGTCTCGCCGCAGGATTAGTGACACAAAATTTATCCCGTGCACATCGCGTGATCCATCAACTGGAAGCAGGGATCTGCTGGATCAACACATGGGGAGAATCTCAAGCAGCCATGCCAGTAGGTGGCTACAAACATTCTGGGATTGGCCGTGAAAATGGGCTGGTCACATTGCAAAATTACACACAAACCAAATCAATACAGGTGGAGCTGGGTCATTTTGAATCCCTATTTTAA
- a CDS encoding choline transporter — MNTPDSPKNTQKDTLNSVVFFTSAGLIIVFSLFTIFFTDATSIWIKNTLDWVSKTFGWYYLLAATLYIVFVIFVAASRFGSIKLGPEQSKPEFSLLSWAAMLFAAGIGIDLMFFSVAEPVTQYMRPPTGEGETIEAARQAMVWTLFHYGLTGWSMYALMGIALGYFSYRYNLPLTIRSALYPIFGNRIKGSIGHAVDIAAVIGTIFGIATTLGIGVVQLNYGLKVLFGLPQGLGVQGGLILLSVVMAIVSVTSGVNKGIRFLSELNVLLALGLILFILFVGNTEFLLNGLVQNVGDYISRFMGMTLNSFAFERPTEWMNNWTLFFWAWWVAWSPFVGLFLARISRGRTIRQFVMGTLIIPFVFTLLWLSIFGNSVLYEILHGNRQLAETVLEHPEQGFYGLLALYPAFTFSASVATITGLLFYVTSADSGSLVLGNFTSNLSDINNDAPNWLRVFWSVAIGVLTLGILMTDGISALQNMTVIMGLPFSFVIFFVMAGLYKSLRVEDFRKASSLQNTSPTLVHDNGSLNWKQRLSRMMNFPGTKSTQRMLDMVCRPAMQEVAKELELRGAKVQFNTLPSEGDERLSPLELIVELGDEQNFVYQVWPRRYSVPGFTYRARSGKSYYYRLETFLMEGTQGNDLMDYTKEQIISDILDHYEKHLNFIHLNREAPGQTLIFPNGG; from the coding sequence ATGAACACACCAGACAGTCCAAAAAACACTCAGAAGGATACTCTTAATTCTGTCGTTTTTTTCACCTCGGCAGGGCTGATTATCGTTTTTTCTTTATTCACGATTTTTTTCACTGATGCGACAAGTATCTGGATAAAAAATACGCTGGATTGGGTGTCCAAAACATTCGGTTGGTATTATTTGCTGGCCGCAACGCTTTACATTGTATTTGTTATTTTTGTTGCCGCTTCTCGTTTTGGTTCTATCAAATTGGGGCCGGAGCAATCTAAGCCGGAATTCAGTTTGCTTAGTTGGGCTGCGATGCTGTTTGCCGCAGGGATAGGCATTGATTTGATGTTTTTCTCAGTGGCTGAGCCAGTCACACAATACATGCGGCCGCCAACGGGTGAAGGAGAAACTATTGAAGCAGCTCGTCAGGCGATGGTGTGGACACTGTTTCACTATGGCCTGACGGGCTGGTCAATGTATGCCTTGATGGGGATCGCACTGGGATATTTCAGCTATCGTTATAATCTGCCATTGACCATTCGTTCTGCACTTTATCCTATTTTTGGCAATCGAATAAAAGGCTCTATTGGTCATGCCGTGGATATTGCGGCAGTGATAGGTACGATTTTCGGTATTGCAACCACATTGGGCATTGGGGTGGTGCAATTGAATTATGGTCTGAAAGTGCTGTTTGGACTGCCTCAAGGTTTGGGGGTTCAGGGTGGGTTGATACTGCTGTCGGTTGTGATGGCCATTGTTTCTGTCACTTCTGGCGTGAACAAAGGTATTAGGTTTCTGTCCGAGTTGAATGTACTGCTGGCACTGGGCTTGATCCTGTTTATTCTGTTTGTAGGAAATACTGAGTTTCTGCTTAATGGATTAGTGCAAAATGTTGGAGATTACATCAGCCGTTTCATGGGAATGACACTCAATAGTTTTGCATTTGAACGCCCGACCGAATGGATGAATAACTGGACGCTGTTTTTCTGGGCATGGTGGGTTGCCTGGTCACCGTTTGTTGGATTATTCCTTGCGCGTATTTCCCGTGGCAGAACTATTCGTCAGTTTGTGATGGGAACGCTGATCATTCCGTTTGTCTTTACGCTGTTATGGTTATCGATTTTTGGTAACAGTGTATTGTATGAAATCCTGCATGGTAATCGTCAATTGGCCGAAACGGTATTGGAGCACCCAGAGCAAGGTTTTTATGGCTTGCTGGCACTTTATCCGGCCTTCACGTTCAGCGCCTCTGTTGCTACGATCACGGGATTGCTGTTTTATGTCACATCGGCAGATTCAGGGTCGTTGGTTCTGGGGAATTTCACCTCAAATCTCAGTGATATCAATAATGATGCTCCTAACTGGCTACGTGTCTTTTGGTCAGTGGCGATTGGTGTATTAACACTGGGTATATTAATGACGGATGGCATTTCTGCTTTGCAAAATATGACGGTAATCATGGGGTTGCCTTTCAGCTTTGTGATTTTCTTTGTCATGGCAGGATTGTATAAATCTTTGCGTGTGGAAGATTTCCGCAAAGCCAGTTCATTGCAGAATACCTCGCCAACATTGGTACATGACAATGGTTCGTTGAACTGGAAACAACGTCTGAGCCGCATGATGAATTTTCCGGGCACGAAAAGTACCCAACGAATGCTGGATATGGTTTGTCGTCCTGCCATGCAGGAAGTAGCAAAAGAGTTGGAATTACGTGGCGCGAAAGTACAGTTTAATACGCTGCCATCAGAAGGGGACGAACGACTGAGCCCGCTTGAATTAATTGTCGAACTGGGGGATGAACAAAACTTTGTGTACCAGGTTTGGCCGCGGCGTTATTCCGTGCCTGGATTTACCTATCGTGCCAGATCGGGTAAATCTTACTATTACCGATTGGAAACTTTCTTGATGGAAGGGACTCAGGGCAATGACTTGATGGATTACACCAAAGAACAAATTATCAGCGATATTCTCGATCACTACGAAAAGCATCTGAACTTTATTCATCTGAATCGCGAAGCACCGGGTCAGACATTGATTTTCCCGAACGGGGGGTAG